The nucleotide window tTTGGCTACTCATCATGATTCCGTCTTCTTCTCTGGGATGTTGTATATGGTTCTACGATCTTCCTATGATTTCACCTTTTTAAATACCCAACTTTTGATCCTTCTTTGTTTATCCCTTTCCATTCTGTTCCTGGTTTATCCCTACGGCACAATGGTTTCTTCTAACTTTGTATCGTCTTATGACCACTATGATTCCCCTCCATCTCGACATATCCCTGTCCCTTTCGGTGAAGGTTCTAGTCATGCCCAGACTCACTCCAGTCCAGAAACTAAGCCACAACCTGAATTTCAACCCCTCATGAGTACCCTTTTAAGGTTCATCGTGGACCCTATTCTATCCCATTCAACGCTCCTCTGCCTATTGTTGACCTCCTTGATGATCCCTCTGCTGATCAATCTACTAACCCAGGCAAGAGATGTCTTGTTAGCCAGATTTTTGGGCAACCGGTTCCTGTTAAGAGCATTAAGGCTCATTGTGCGGCAACTTGGACTGACCTTCGTAGAGGATTTCAAATCAATTCCTATGGACTTAACTGGATTCGGGTAAACTTTGACTGTGAAGAAGATCTTAtctttgttttaaataataaacCGTGGTTTGTTCAGGGTCAAATTCTTGAACTCAAGCATTGGTCCCCTTCTTTCTGTCCTTATAGATCCATGCTTTCTACCCTCTTTTCTGGGTTTGCTTTCCCCTGTTACCTCCTCATTGCTGGGCCCGTGAAAAAGTTATCAAACTAGCTAATGCTCGCTGTTGTATGATTGGCATGGCCTCTCTCAACCTGAATCCTACTTTCTTTGCTAGAGCTTGTGTTGAATTAGATCTTACTAAAACCTAGCCTAGAGCTCTTAGGTTGCACGCAGACCCTTTTTCTAATGATTTGAAATTGATCTACCTCAATTATGAGACTTTATTTGAGGCTTGCTTCTTTTGTGGGAGGTTTGATCACCCTTTAGGTTCTTACCCTTCTCGTGCTCCCCGTCGGAATTTCCTTATGCTCCCCCACCATCAAAATGAACCCAAGAGTATTCCTAACCAACAGCAAACTTCTGCTCGAATTCCTGACGACTTATCTGATGAGACTTTATTCATCTTTCCTTCTATCCGAGGCCCTGCTCAGGGCTTTGTACATGCCCCTGCTAGAAATGGTTCCCCTCTTCATTTTGCTCAGACTTCACAGAGGACTCATGCGGTTGAATTTCGGTCCTTCTCTATGCGTGGTCACGTGGTTTCTCGTTCTTCTTTTCGTCGTGCCGATGTCTCTTTTATGGATGCTGCAAGGAATCTAGATGAGACTATTAATCCAAAAGATACTCCTATTTCCTCTTCTCTCCCTAAATATGTCCCAGAATCTAATCCTGACTTGCATCCTCTTATAGTTCCCATTCCTGACCCGGTTCCGGTGGATGCTACTTCCTCACCCGTTATTTCGGTTGCTGTTCCTGACGATGATTTGGCTGCGGATGAGGATCTCGACCCTGATTTAGAGAATGAAGAACTTGAGGAAGATGTTGATGTTGTGGAGGTCAGTTCTGACTCCTCTTATGTTTCTGCTAGACATTCAGATGACTCTGTTATTACTTCGGACACTGTTAAGTCCATTTATAATCCTTTCTATGCACCATACCCTGATTGGGTATCTCTTATAGAcaatatcaataatgtttatatctGTTCCATTCAGGAGGTATCTGCTCTTGAACGGGAGAATTATACTTTTCCTTACCGTAGTCCCAAAAAAAGAGGTAGACATGACTTAGAGCTTTGGATGCAGAACCTTCTTCCTCTAATGTCCCAGAATGAGTGTGCTTTGTTGGAACTGTCGTGGTTGTTCACGACTTGGATTTTTGTCTCAAGCTTTGTTCTTAAGGTCTTTACTTTCTTTTGATGAATTATGCTTGCTAGATACTATGTTATATGAAGATGCAGCTGCATCTTTAGCCACCAAACTTTCTTTTTGTAATTATGTATGTGTTCCTCCTCTTGGGCACTCTGGTGGTCTGCTCCTTTTGTGGAATCCTTCTGTTTGTAATATTAGTATTGTATCTGTACATGTTAAATTTAGAGATCCGAGGGTCTCTAGTTatctttagagagagagatagagagaagacAAGATATATAGTGATTCGTCTTCTCGCCTTAgtgggaaactacgtccacttgaagtgTTGCACTATAtgggtttgggccttgcggcccaaagggattacaaagtatgtAATGGAATGGAATTTAAGTGGGatgaggggtcccttttataggtaagggaacccctctcctttacattttctttaatgtgggatgcaaaacaactattctagtcttagaaagcatgtttgtgaaggtaacttggcaaggtcgggaaggttgcttcccggcgaggtcttggccgcttccgactaccacAGGGTAGGTTGTATGTCAGGCTACAGCATGTATGTTgtggttgggccccaccatgacTTGTGGGCCCTCTAAGAAGGTGTTactttatgcttggtgagatagcaaattagggcttgtccggtaacgtttttaaaaatgatttttcaaaaaccaattttgaaaataaaaaagagaaaacaagattggatttttgagatccgaaaatgtgtccggtagcttattccgaaaacaattttcaaaaatgaGAGAAGATGGCGACTAGAGGTGAGAGGAAGACTTGAGAAGAAGAGAGCGacgtgagaatatggaagaagagagcacgttctttttttctttgttttggaaaatatatctccgtgttttctaaaatatgagaatgaaaagaTGAAAACGTCTATTTGCCGTTTTCTtgttttacgagtaaaataaaatattattttcaaaaattattttatgcatttttgaaaacagaccaacgaacgcattttcaagccattttcattttataaaatgaaaaagatgacttgaaaacgttaCCGAACGCCACCTTAGTCATGCTAGTGAGAGGTGCGCCGGTATCTACAATACATCCTCGTTATATTCACAGTCAGCTTATGCACATGGCTTCTAGTTCCCAATCTTTTATGACTTTTGTCTACATGTATCCAAATAAAGCTAAACAACTGGAATTATGGACTGAATTGTTGCTTTGAGTTCAACCTTTACTGGTCCCTAGATTATGATGGGTGACTTTAATTGTATTCTAGATTTATTCGAGAAGTTAGGAGGTGTTCGTATGACTAATAGATACATGATACGATTTTGAGACTTCTTAAATCAAGCTGGTCTTATTTCACTCCCTTTCACTGGTAATGCTTAATTTTACATGGTCCAATAAACAACATGATGACTGTATTTGTGAACGTCTGGACCGTGTGTTAGCTAATACTGATGCGATGAATGTCTTCCCATTTATGAGCTTGAATAATCTCCCTATAACTGGTTCTGATCATGCACCCATCTTTCTCGAGTTTAAGCCATCTATTCATTGTAAACGATCTGCTTTTCGCCATGAAGCTATGTGGCTTCAACATAATGATTTTGTCAATATAGTTAATACTACATGGTTAGCACCTCCTTCTGGTAATGCTGCTGAGAACTTTCTTACTAAAGTTAATGCATGCCTTCCAGTCCCTAGCTCGCAATTGGAATATTTCAGTTTTTGGTAATTTGTTCCAATGCATGAGGGCTTCACATTCCCAAATTCAATCCTTACAAGACCATAATTCCCTGTCTGATCCTTCTCTTGCTACTCAGGGATTTCTTTTTATTACTCGATTAGACAAACTTCATCAGGAAGAAGAATTATTTTGGGCCCAGAGAGCCAAATCAAAGTGGCTGCAATTAGGAGATAAAAACACCAAATTCTTTCAAATGCAGGCTACcgtaaggaaaaagaaaaataaaatcttaCGCATTAAAGATGACATAGATAATTGGACAAATGATCCTGATCTTATTGCCTCCATCCTTCTAAAATCTTTCAAACATCGGTTCACTACGACTTCAACTCCTTCTACTGATGccttagcttcttttcttcctttggtTCACCCTTGTATTTCTGATGAGGATAATCGAACCCTATTAGCTCCTGTTACTTTAGATGATGTTTACCAGGCTATCCATAGTATTGGTCCTCTCAAAACTCCTGGCCCTGATGGTCTTCCGGCTTTTTTTTATCAcacttattggaatcaagttcgagacccacttttcaattTAGTTTCAGACTCTTTTCATCATAAATTAGATATTTCTCATATTAATCTCACAAATATTGTCCTTATTCCTAAAACAAATAATCCGGAAACCGATAATCACTATCGACTATTAGTTTGTGTAATG belongs to Rosa chinensis cultivar Old Blush chromosome 4, RchiOBHm-V2, whole genome shotgun sequence and includes:
- the LOC121052442 gene encoding uncharacterized protein LOC121052442, coding for MLPHHQNEPKSIPNQQQTSARIPDDLSDETLFIFPSIRGPAQGFVHAPARNGSPLHFAQTSQRTHAVEFRSFSMRGHVVSRSSFRRADVSFMDAARNLDETINPKDTPISSSLPKYVPESNPDLHPLIVPIPDPVPVDATSSPVISVAVPDDDLAADEDLDPDLENEELEEDVDVVEEVSALERENYTFPYRSPKKRGRHDLELWMQNLLPLMSQNECALLELSWLFTTWIFVSSFVLKVFTFF